The DNA region CGCCGACAATCTGTTCGATAACATCTTCAATCGTCGCGAGCCCGGCCACGCCACCGTACTCATCAACCACAATGGCCATATGATTATGGCTATCACGAAACTCTTGTAACAGTTTATCGAGGCGCTTACTTTCCGGCACGAACACCGCCGGCCGCAAAGCCTCTTTTAAGTCAAAATGTTCCGCGCCACCGTTTTGATAAACTCGAAGTAAATCTTTGGCGAGCAAAATACCCACAATTTCATCGCGGTTATCACCCAACACTGGGAACCGCGAGTGACCGCTGTCGATAATGACTTTCAGAAGTTCGTCCGGCGACTGATCGCGCTCGAGCACCACCATGTGGGGCCTTGGAATCATGACGTCGCGTACGTGTTTTTCTGATACTTCCAGTACGCCTTTAATCATGGTGGCGGACTCCCGATCAAATAGACCGGTGTCGCGCGCAATTTGCAGCAGTTCCATCAAATCTTCACGATCCCGGGGTCTGGTCGCAAACGGCTGCGTGAGCTTGCGCCAAAAACTGATCCCGGAACCCTCGGTACTGGGAGGTTTACTGTTAGGAGGTTGATCTTCTGTCATGGTAGGTCTCTATCTGTTTAATAGGTTGCGGAATACGGGTTATCGATGCCGAGCGTCGCCAGTAATTGCGTTTCGAGGTTCTCCATCTCATCTGCCTCCCGGTCGTCAATATGGTCATAGCCAAGCAAATGCAAGACGCCATGCACGGTCAGGTGCGCATAATGATCGTCGCGTCGTTTATTTTGTGCGCGCGCTTCGGACTCCACCACGTCCGGGCAAATCACGACATCGCCCAGCAAACCATGCATGGCGCGTACCACCTCGTCAGCCGGAAACGACAGCACATTCGTGAGCGCATCTTTACCCCGATAGGTTCGGTTTAACGACTGCATTTCCTCTGGTGAGACCAATCGAATGGTCATTTCCATTTCATCTGAACGCCCAGCTAACGCCGCGATTGCCCAGCCAACAAACGCCGAAGCCTCCGGCACGTTCTCGTCACAGACGTTTTGTATAACCACGTCAGTCATCGCTATCGCGCTCCGCCTGCTCGTACGCGCGCACTATGCGCTGCACGAGTGGGTGACGCACCACATCGCGCGCGGTAAATTGAACAAAGCTCACGCCTTTGGTCTGCTGCAAAATCAATTGCGCGTGCTTAAGCCCTGATGTCTGATGCTTGGGCAAATCGATTTGTGTGATATCACCGGTAACCACCGCTTTGGAGCCAAAACCGATGCGCGTCAAAAACATCTTCATTTGTTCAACCGTGGTATTTTGGGCTTCATCGAGAATCACAAAGCTGTCGTTAAGCGTACGGCCGCGCATAAACGCCAGCGGCGCGACTTCAATGACATTGCGCTCCATGAGTCGCGCCACGCGGTCATAGCCCATCATGTCGTATAGCGCGTCATAAATAGGACGCAAATAAGGATCCACTTTTTGCGACATGTCACCCGGCAAAAACCCGAGGCGCTCACCCGCCTCAACGGCCGGTCGAACGAGAACCAGTCGCCGCACCTGTTCAAGGTCAAGCGCCTGCACAGCGCATGCCACCGCCAAAAATGTTTTGCCCGTACCCGCCGGTCCAATACCAAAGCACAAATCACTTTTTTGAATGTTGCGCAGATAACGTTGCTGATTGGGACCACGACCGCGCACCATACCGCGACGGGTTTTAATCAGCACCTCGTGCTGATGCGCATCGGTGTCCACCTCGCCCATGTTGAGTTCTTGCAGCGACAAATGCACGCGCTGAGGATCGAGCACTTCGTCCCGAGTCAGATCGAACAGGTGCTGGATCACCTCGCTACCGGCACGTGTCGCGGCATCACTACCGGAAACACGAAACTGGTTACCACGATTATTGATTTCGATGCCGAGATTGCGTTCGATTTGACGAAGGTGCTCGTCGAGCTGGCCACAGAGATTGGCGAGTCGCTCATTGTCGGCAGGTTCGAGGAAAAATTCCTGTGCGGCGTGTGCGCTCAAGGTGGGATATCGCTCCTTTTAAGCGGTGCGGGAAAGCGGTACGGCAACAAGACGACCGCGCAAAGAGTTGGGCATGGCTTCGGTGACTTCCACATCGGCAAACTCACCGATAAGGGATTCATCCCCTTCGAAATTAACCCAACGCATGTTTTCGGTCCGCCCAGCCACTTCGTTCGCGTTTTTCTTCGACACGCGTTCGACCAGAACACGCTGCACGGAGCCCACCATCTGCCGGGAAATGGTTTGGGCGTGCTGATTAATTCGCGTTTGCAGTAGCTTGAGCCGGCGGTGCTTCTCTTCGGCACTCACTTCATCGGGTAGTGCCGCCGCCGGGGTTCCGGGTCGCGCGCTGTAGATAAAGCTGAAGCTCTGATCAAAACCGATATCGGCAATAAGCTTCATGGTGTCATTAAAATCTCGTTCGGTTTCACCCGGAAAGCCGACGATAAAGTCCGACGAAATACTGATATCGGGTCGCACCTCGCGGAGTTTGCGAATTTTTTGCTTGTATTCAATCGCCATGTGGCCACGCTTCATCGCTGACAACACGCGATCGGAACCACTTTGCACTGGCAGATGCAAGTAATTGGCAAGCTCGGGGACATTGGCGTACGCCTCGATCAAACTGTCGGAAAATTCGACTGGATGCGAGGTGGTAAAACGGATGCGTTCGATGCCATCAATGGCCGCGACGTAGTGAATGAGTGTGCCCAAGTCAATGACATTGCCGTCGTGCGTAGGACCTTGGTACGAATTAACGTTTTGCCCCAGCAGGTTTATTTCTTTCACACCTTGCTCAGCTAGGCTCACGATTTCCGCGATCACGTCGTCAAAAGGGCGACTGAACTCATCGCCTCGCGTGTAGGGCACGACACAGAAACTGCAGTATTTGCTGCAGCCTTCCATAATCGACACAAAAGCCGTCGCGCCGCTCGCTTTGGGCTCCGGCAAACGGTCAAATTTCTCGATCTCCGGGAAGCTGATGTCGACGGCCGATTGGCCTTGGCTGCGCACCGAATTGAGCATCTCGGGCAAACGGTGAACGGTTTGGGGGCCAAACACGAGATCAACGTACGGCGCGCGCTTGATCAGCGCGTCACCCTCCTGGCTTGCTACGCATCCGCCAACACCGATGACAAGCTCCGGGCGCGATTGCTTCCACTGCTTCCAGCGTCCGAGCTGACTGAACACCTTTTCTTGTGCCTTTTCGCGGATCGAGCAGGTGTTGAGCAGCAGCACGTCCGCTTCTTCGGGCGTGTTGGTGATCGCTAGGCCGTGCGAGGCTTCGAGAACGTCGGCCATTTTCTCCGAATCGTACTCGTTCATCTGGCAGCCGAATGTCTTAATGAAGAGCTTACCGCTCATGGTCGCTTTGGTTACCCGTAATAGGCCCCAACTTACTCCGGAAGTCTGGCCATTTCCAGCACACTGTTCTCACTCTGAGTCCAGTCGCGGTATGAAGAATAATAACTATAAATATCAGTTGGTTGCGTCAATCACACACCCATCGAACCCCGCTTACGCCTCGCCCATCACCGGATTTTTAGGCCAATTCACCCAAGCGGCCGGCGAGTTTACACTGTTTTTGCGTGATTTTCCGGTGTTTTAGGGCAATTTCTCGCGCAGATATTCGTGGTTTTGACGCGGCGACACCATTCGCCCTGGAACGCTTGCGCGATCCATTCCGGTCGATAACATCACAATCTTGACGCGCGCGTTTTGCCGCTCGACAGGCGAGCCGAGATACCCATACCAACGGGCAATTTGTCCCGACCATGCGCCGCGGCTTCGCCCTGCTCCGCCGCGTCTTACCGGTTAGCGGGATGGCGTCGCCGAAAACCCTAATCCGGGAATGCAGGGATTCGCAGAGGGGCCTGGCGGCTGGCCGAAACGCTCAATCATCGGAATGTAGTCAAGAAAATTGATCGTTCCGTTGGAGTCGAGATCCTTGTCCTCATCATAGTTCGGGTCGCCGGCCGCCGAGTTGAATGAAGGCGGAAAAGACGAGATGTCCAAAAATGCGACGATGCAATTGTTATCGATATCCGGATCACAGCGGTTGCCGATTCCGTCTGTATTCGTATCGATTTGGTCTGGGTTGGGAACCAGTGTGCAGTTATCGACACTGTCGAAGATGCCGTCACCATCGCTATCGAGAGGCGGCGTATCGCAGCTTTGACCGCGAAACGCGACGTTGTCGACTTGCGCCACACCCGCAAAACGTCCGCGATAATGAAAACAGACGTACGCTTGGGATTCCGCTTCGAGGATACCGCTCAAATCGACAGACACTTCCTGAGCACCGGTCCGCGCCAACACACTGTCATCGTGATCCTGCACCTCATGCAGCAACTCATACGCCGGCAATGATTCGCTGGTCGGCGGCTCGGTTCCTGCCACCACCCTCAAAAATTCGGGATCGAAATCATCACTCTCGTCCTCGGGAGTACCGTTATCATCGATCAGATTGTTTTGCGCTGCTTGATAGAACGTCGTAAACGTCAGTGCCGGCCCCGTCACGGTCGATAGGTCAATGGCGTTGGAACAGGCATAGGCGTCCATAAGCGGTGCCGATCCAGGCAATGTATCCTCCGCGTTTTGACCCGTTGCATCACTATCGATGCAAAGTGCCACACCGGTCCCCGAGGTGAGATTATTTCCGTCACTAAACAACACTTCTTGAAGCGTCTGTGCCGCGTTTCGGCTTAGGCAAAGCGCGTCATCCGTAACGCCCCACCCGATCGTTGGATCATCGCCGCCACTGATCAGCGTCCAGTCGGCCGGAATCCCCGTATCAAACGTTTCAACCGGTTCGCAGCTTTGCTCAAGCTGCCAACACTCGCCGGCGACCGGCTGGGACGGCACATCGAGCGGAATTTGCACACTATCGATGACAAACTCGGTCACGCCCAAGCCGCCCGACAAAACGTCGGCATAGAACACCAGGTCGCGCGTTTGATTATTCGCCAACGCAGAAATGTCGACGGTCTGAGTCATAAATCCGGATGTTGAATTTGCGCACGCCATTGAAAACACCGTCTCACCGTCGATCGCCGCGTACAACCCGTGATTAGGCGATGCACAGTTCTTTACCCACAAATCAAACGTCAGGATAGCCGCCTGATCAGGAAGGGTGATCGACTGACCAATCTGCGGAAAGAACTCGCCTAAATCGGACCGAAGAACGGCCGCAAATGCCCCAACCGATGCGGCAAATGATTCACCCTCTGTACACGTCGCCTCCGAGCAAATGAGATTCGCCGGCAAAAAGGGATTGTTGATGGTCAGCGGCCACGCGTCACTCGGCCGCCCTCGACGATCCTCGAAACTCCCTTCCACAACCGCATCGGACGCGGCACTGAACGCCACCTCGTCAAACGTGAAACGGGGGTCACGGCAAACCCAATCGGGTTGCTCGACCAGACAGCCGCTGCTGCAGCCATCACCCGACACGCCATTGCCGTCGTCACATTGCTCCCCTACCGTCTGCAGGCCGTCACCGCAGACGCCACCGATCGCGTAGGCCGGAACAGGCATGAGCAAAAGCACCGCGCCCAACCACGCCCATCGCGCCCGTCCACTTCGTTCTTGATTCATTGTTCTTCCCTGTATTTGACCATCCGTTTGATCATGGCGTTGCGTTCGGTGTCGACACTGGATGCCGGCCGACGGAACCGATTTTCTGCCTCGTTTTTTTCTTAGTCTAGCACCCCCGATCATGCCCGAATCGGCTGGCAAATAATTCCAGTCTTTTCATAAGGTTAGTGAGCAACGAGTGGACGTGCGATCGTACCGACTGCTCTGTACGTGCTCTTCTTTGGGACACACGCAGACCCATTACCAAAAAAGCCTCCGACCAGGGAGGCTTTTTGGTGCGCGAACAGGCGCGTTCGCCGCGTGTCTAACCGATGAGTCCAGCAATCGACGCGAACGCGCGTTGAGTTAGATAGACCACCGATTCAACGTGCACTCGTCAAAACGGAATATCATCGTCAAAGCCGCCTGTATCCGCAGGCGCTTCAGCCATGGCGGGTGGCGCTTGGTTCATAGTGCTACCCCCCGCTGAGGCGCCACCGCCGCCGCCACCGCGACCCCCTAACATCTGCATTTCACGCGCGACAATTTCCGTGGTGTAGCGATCGTTGCCGCTCTGATCCTGCCACTTTTGTGTGCGGATCTGGCCCTCGACATACACTTGCGAACCCTTCCGCAGATACTCGGCGGCTACCTCGGCCAACCGATTGAAAAACACCACGCGATGCCATTCCGTTTTCTCACGCTGTTCGCCCGACTTTTTGTCTTTCCAGCTTTCGGAGGTTGCCAATCGAATATTGGTAACCGAGCCGCCGCTGGGCATGAATCGGGTTTCGGGGTCGGCCCCTAAGTTGCCGACCAAAATAACTTTGTTTATACCTCGCGCCATGTTCAGTGCTCCAAAAGGTTGAGTTAATCGTAATGTGTAATGGCTGGCTGATGGCCGTCGCAGAACGGCATCGACACACCGAAAGGTGTTGCGACGCCCGCGCTCGGTAGTGACTTAATCCAATGAACGCGTCAACCCACAGGGCCGATCAGGCGGCTGATTGTAGGCCGTCTGACACGAAAGATCACGCGCCTTAATGGGGCAAACTCGAGGATTTCTTAGGTAGCGTAGATAACTGCACGAAAAGCCACAGAACGCTCGCGACAGCACTGACCGCAAAACCGCCGTGCGGGCCAATCGCGCCGACACTCACGCCCGCCAACGCACCACCCGCGAAGACGCCGAGGTATTGACTGCTCGCATAGACGCCAAGTGCGGTACCTCGCCGCTCCTCGGTCGCCGCCATCGAAACCCGGGCCGGCAGATTGGCCTCCAAGAAATTGAAGCCCGAGAAAAAAACCGCCCCGGCGATCACTACCGCAAGCAATCCAACGTGTGCAGACATCGAGCCCATCGTTAACGCGATCATGCTTAACGCAATGAGCACAATCGAAAAGGTAGCACTGCGGGCCGCCACCGCGAGATCCTTGGAACGCTCAGAGCGCAACACCAAAAGAATGGTCGCGGGGATCGACAGCAAAATGATTGCACCGAGTGTTTTCCACTGCACGTCTTCGTCCAATCCAAACTGGTCGCGCAAGACAAATGGCAGCGACACAAAGAGCGCGGACAAAATGAAATGCAGTAGAAAAATAGCAATATTTAAGGGCCACAGCGCACGGTCGCGCAGCACGTTGCCGAGTGTTACCGGCGATTTACAGGTATCAATGCGACCGCCCGGAATCCGCCATAGCGCCAGCAGCAGTCCCACTACGGCCATCCCAAACGAGGCCATAAACAGGCCTTTAACACCGACGCGACTGCTCAAAATCGGCCCGAGCAGTAATGACAACACGAACGACAAACCAATTCCAATGCCCACAAATGCCATGGCACGGGTGCGTCGTTGTTCCGATATATGATCGCCCACCACCGCCGTGAGCACAGCCGAAATCGCCCCGGCACCTTGCAACACACGGCCCAGTATGACGCCGGTAATGGTGTCGCTGATCGCCGCGATGAACGAGCCGGCCGCGAATACGATCAGCCCGCCCACCACAACCAAACGGCGACCGTAACGATCGGACGCCCAGCCATAAGGGATCTGCAGCAACGCCTGGCTGATGCCATGCGCGCCCACAGCCAATCCGACCGCAAACGGCGTGCCACCCGGCAACGACGCCGCGTAAAGCGCCAGCACCGGCAGCACCATGAACAAACCCAACATACGCAGACTGAAAATGCTGAGCACCGTCATCATGATGCCGCGTTCCACTTGCGTCAGACCGCTACCTTCGGCGGCGGGCGCAGACTCGTGAGTCGATTGGGAAGAAGTGGAATTCACGTGTTCGTGACTTTGCGCCGGGTTAGATAGAACGAGTATATTAGCAGGTCTACTTTTAAATAGTACGGCGTAATGAAACAC from Pseudomonadota bacterium includes:
- a CDS encoding transporter associated domain-containing protein, whose product is MTEDQPPNSKPPSTEGSGISFWRKLTQPFATRPRDREDLMELLQIARDTGLFDRESATMIKGVLEVSEKHVRDVMIPRPHMVVLERDQSPDELLKVIIDSGHSRFPVLGDNRDEIVGILLAKDLLRVYQNGGAEHFDLKEALRPAVFVPESKRLDKLLQEFRDSHNHMAIVVDEYGGVAGLATIEDVIEQIVGEIDDEHDIEEEVSIQKEARSLYTVRAITRVDEFNEYFGSDIDDEDFDTIGGLIMHQLGRLPRRGETLDIDNLRFKVVRADRRRIETVQVRPLDGKERPVAAA
- the ybeY gene encoding rRNA maturation RNase YbeY, translating into MTDVVIQNVCDENVPEASAFVGWAIAALAGRSDEMEMTIRLVSPEEMQSLNRTYRGKDALTNVLSFPADEVVRAMHGLLGDVVICPDVVESEARAQNKRRDDHYAHLTVHGVLHLLGYDHIDDREADEMENLETQLLATLGIDNPYSATY
- a CDS encoding PhoH family protein: MSAHAAQEFFLEPADNERLANLCGQLDEHLRQIERNLGIEINNRGNQFRVSGSDAATRAGSEVIQHLFDLTRDEVLDPQRVHLSLQELNMGEVDTDAHQHEVLIKTRRGMVRGRGPNQQRYLRNIQKSDLCFGIGPAGTGKTFLAVACAVQALDLEQVRRLVLVRPAVEAGERLGFLPGDMSQKVDPYLRPIYDALYDMMGYDRVARLMERNVIEVAPLAFMRGRTLNDSFVILDEAQNTTVEQMKMFLTRIGFGSKAVVTGDITQIDLPKHQTSGLKHAQLILQQTKGVSFVQFTARDVVRHPLVQRIVRAYEQAERDSDD
- the miaB gene encoding tRNA (N6-isopentenyl adenosine(37)-C2)-methylthiotransferase MiaB — encoded protein: MSGKLFIKTFGCQMNEYDSEKMADVLEASHGLAITNTPEEADVLLLNTCSIREKAQEKVFSQLGRWKQWKQSRPELVIGVGGCVASQEGDALIKRAPYVDLVFGPQTVHRLPEMLNSVRSQGQSAVDISFPEIEKFDRLPEPKASGATAFVSIMEGCSKYCSFCVVPYTRGDEFSRPFDDVIAEIVSLAEQGVKEINLLGQNVNSYQGPTHDGNVIDLGTLIHYVAAIDGIERIRFTTSHPVEFSDSLIEAYANVPELANYLHLPVQSGSDRVLSAMKRGHMAIEYKQKIRKLREVRPDISISSDFIVGFPGETERDFNDTMKLIADIGFDQSFSFIYSARPGTPAAALPDEVSAEEKHRRLKLLQTRINQHAQTISRQMVGSVQRVLVERVSKKNANEVAGRTENMRWVNFEGDESLIGEFADVEVTEAMPNSLRGRLVAVPLSRTA
- the ssb gene encoding single-stranded DNA-binding protein, giving the protein MARGINKVILVGNLGADPETRFMPSGGSVTNIRLATSESWKDKKSGEQREKTEWHRVVFFNRLAEVAAEYLRKGSQVYVEGQIRTQKWQDQSGNDRYTTEIVAREMQMLGGRGGGGGGASAGGSTMNQAPPAMAEAPADTGGFDDDIPF
- a CDS encoding MFS transporter — its product is MNSTSSQSTHESAPAAEGSGLTQVERGIMMTVLSIFSLRMLGLFMVLPVLALYAASLPGGTPFAVGLAVGAHGISQALLQIPYGWASDRYGRRLVVVGGLIVFAAGSFIAAISDTITGVILGRVLQGAGAISAVLTAVVGDHISEQRRTRAMAFVGIGIGLSFVLSLLLGPILSSRVGVKGLFMASFGMAVVGLLLALWRIPGGRIDTCKSPVTLGNVLRDRALWPLNIAIFLLHFILSALFVSLPFVLRDQFGLDEDVQWKTLGAIILLSIPATILLVLRSERSKDLAVAARSATFSIVLIALSMIALTMGSMSAHVGLLAVVIAGAVFFSGFNFLEANLPARVSMAATEERRGTALGVYASSQYLGVFAGGALAGVSVGAIGPHGGFAVSAVASVLWLFVQLSTLPKKSSSLPH